One Pectobacterium colocasium DNA segment encodes these proteins:
- a CDS encoding DsbE family thiol:disulfide interchange protein: MSRKILLIPLVLFLLLAVALLWQLVRNSDGDDPMRLESALIGKPIPAFRLESLDQPGKVYNQSELSDGKPLLLNVWATWCPTCRAEHQFLNTLAAQGIRVVGMNYKDERPKAVEWLKTLGNPYAMSLFDGDGMLGLDLGVYGAPETFLIDGKGIIRYRHAGDLNMQVWQETLQPLWEKYSKEGGA; this comes from the coding sequence ATGAGCCGCAAAATCTTGTTAATCCCGCTCGTCCTGTTTTTACTGCTGGCGGTGGCCTTGCTGTGGCAACTGGTGCGCAACAGCGACGGTGACGATCCGATGAGGCTGGAGTCGGCTCTGATTGGTAAACCGATTCCCGCATTTCGTCTTGAATCGCTGGATCAACCGGGAAAGGTCTATAACCAATCTGAACTGAGCGATGGCAAACCGCTGCTGCTGAACGTCTGGGCGACCTGGTGCCCGACGTGCCGTGCCGAGCATCAATTTCTCAACACGCTGGCGGCGCAGGGGATTCGCGTCGTAGGCATGAATTATAAAGATGAACGCCCCAAAGCGGTGGAGTGGTTGAAGACGCTAGGCAACCCCTATGCAATGAGCCTGTTTGATGGTGATGGCATGCTGGGGCTGGATTTGGGCGTGTACGGCGCACCGGAAACCTTCCTGATCGACGGGAAAGGCATCATTCGCTATCGCCACGCAGGCGATCTCAACATGCAGGTGTGGCAAGAAACGCTGCAACCGCTGTGGGAGAAATACAGCAAGGAGGGGGGCGCATGA